DNA from Palaemon carinicauda isolate YSFRI2023 chromosome 23, ASM3689809v2, whole genome shotgun sequence:
aatctattctgaaaaagtattttaattctttcgttctaccttgtttcgattattgttttcctggctggttttcagctgctggatcgcatcttaatttgttagacaggaacatccggtctattaaatttcttattcctgatctagataatttttggcaccgtcgttcagttaattcaTTAAAAATGTAGTATAAGAATTTtcgtaattctaaccatcctttgcttTTAGATCTTCCTgggcagtaccatcctgttcgtaatactgggcatgcagtttattctaatagtcatgccttctccatcatgagactcaatactaaacagaattctagaagttaaATTTCATTCCAGATATGACCAATTTGTCAAAtattcttcctaatcaggtagtcgaATCGGggtaacttcaatagttcaaacttgcagcgaatggttttatgttgaacaagctggcatgtttctttttataattttataaaagatctattttaaagttgttacggttcttaaaatatattacttttattgctcagtacttctcttgcagtttatttattcccttatttcctttccccaaggAGCTAATTTTCCCTGTcccagcccttgggcttataacaaccgctattctaactagggttgtagcttagatattaataataataataatctatctatatagCAAGGCACTCCCCCGAATTtaagggggtagccgacatcaaagaggaacaaaagggaacttttcttcttttagtttcccccagcctaacaagggatttAGCGGAGTTTGGCTGGTACCGCTAGGGTGCCTCagtccaccctcccctgttatccaccacaaatgaagctttatatgctgaatcccctgctgctgccATCTCCGCGGTCACCAAGGTAGCCGGAGGAAGCAGCTCGccctattggaactgcgtcacacTATCATTAGCCTCacacacatctatcctcctataacctaaagctttctccactccatcaacaacaacagcaacagcaacaacaatgataataataataatgataataataataatgataataataataataataataataataattataaaaataataataatgataaatgtatacGCTAAAGAAAACCTGACTTTTAAAGAATGAATAAGATACAAACATACTCTACTCTTCTGTCACCATCATCCATACGAGAAAAGATGTATGGCTAacatgaaatgaataaatatatatatatatatatatatatatatatatatatatatatatatatatatatatatatatatatggacgcagatatatatccatatacatatacacatattcatatataattataattacacacacacacacactatgtacatatatatatatatatatatatatatatatatatatatatatatatatatacatacatatatatacatacatatatatacatatataatatataaacatatacgtacatataaccTCGGTTCAGTGTTAGTATGCAAATTAAATATGAGAAACTCCCAGGAAAGTTCCATTGTCAATAGTTTCTAACGTTCGGCCACGCGTGGGATGATTCACCCTTTTCTAAATGAGGAAAATTATGTAAGTTCCAAGTTGTGAGATTAGTAGATGAAGAAGCATCTTTCCGCCCAAACTGAgccaaatggagaaacgtaaaggCAGTTTTTCTGTTACCTGAAAACTAATTGGAGCTCAGTTTTTCCGGGAAGATGCTGTTTTCAATTTTTGGACGCCGCAacgatattctttattcattatgaaagtaaagtaacatgcccaagtaccatgtgaatatatatgtggaacctctacatacgatcttaattcattccaggACCTAGATcctatgttaaaacgatcgtatgttggagcgaatattcccataagaatacactgtaatatgtataattcgttctatagcccaaaaacctatgataactccctaATATATTACtagacataattacacataacaatgatacaattgcattatataatagagatgtaaaaaataataattataaataaataataaataaaaaggggtttttattgtccctttaccttagcgacaggccaacgAAGGTGTAGGccttgctacgcaggaggagacggacggtcggcacgtaggtagagatggtgactgcgataacataccgtaacttactctaacttacactacgtgaattttaacctaacttagcttatttatttttatttaatatttatattctatattttttcacattttctttttgatttttaatttttatcactttcactcacttcaatcttagttttcttttcttcactttctttctcttcatcacgatcactagatcgCTTCGTAGATTTTTAAAAAAACTATCgcgagaaagttgcttggtatggcttttcagaatcTTTCTGAAacgggttaagcagacatcattaAATTGCGAAACTAAATGGCAAACCTGAATTTTCTGTGTGTGATACTATTCAATGAAGTCAACCACACATGTTGATgtcgatgtcctccgactcactcaactgcgcttggaactcatcattctgcatggcatgcagcccCTTGAGTTCCTTAGTGGTGAGcttttcatgatgctcctcgacgagttcggtgatgtcatcttcatcgaccttcAGACCCATGGACttaccaagggatacaatctcttttacgtcttcctctacggccagcacaggttcaggttcggggccaaaaccttcaaaatctctaggagaaacagcatcaggccaaagcttcttcaaAGATGAATTCAGTGTCcatcgagttactccctcccaagcctgatctatgatcttcaagcagcgcatgatattgaaatggctcctccaaaattcacgcaaagttaagttggtgctttgcgtgacattaatgcactgcttaaataagtgcttggtgtagggCTTCTTAAAATtatagatgacttgctggtccatgggctggaggataggggtggtgttcggtggaagatacagcactgataaacttgaactggtcgatgatatcatcttcaagtcctggagggtgagcgggagcattatccaagcgaAGCAAGccctttaaaggcaaattcctctcctgaaggtattCTTGACAGCAGAGCCGAAAACTTGggttacccattcaacaaagaagtgccaagtaacccaagccttaaaacatgcagcatgtcatTATTAACtttatgtgccttaaatgccctagggttttcggaatgataaaccaataatggcttgattttgcagtccccgctggcgctGACACATAGGGCAGGAGTcgaccgatccttcataggcttatgtccagctattttcttctcttcggcggtgatgtatgtttgactaagcatctttttccaaaatagaccggtttcatcacaattgataacttgctgctctacgtagccttcatcctccacgatcttttcaaacttaACAAAattgttagcagccttggtgtccgaacttgaagcctctccgtgccgaataactgaatgaatcccggtccgtctcttaaatttctcgaatcAACCCCGAGacaccttgaattcctccatcctaggatcggttgaactctcccccgcgtcatccctagagcccgccgccttcaagtcacaatagatagcgctagCCTTCTCGCAactgatcgtttcagtgatcgtatcgcaaACAATCTCTTTGttctttatccatattaacaaaaggcgttccatctcttccagggtggGGCTGCGATggtttgaaataatggtgatccccttcgatggtttgactgctttaatggctgcatTCTGCTTGAtaatcgtcgagatcgtagacatattccggccatattgtttggcCAGATCACTAACACGCATACCACACTCATGTTTTTCtgcaatttcttgcttcaattctaatgaaagcattaccttcttccttttctcaccactactaataacTGTACCGAAACTAAgtttcttaggacccatgattatacgtaaaataaaaaatgaaacatgaaaaaaggaagacaataagcactgttaataacggaccaaacagggtacaaccacacgatgcgcacgagaacagagaactgaccaacACGGCGCTCACTGGCTTCCCTCACACATGCTGcagtctaccggcgtaaacaagaaactacgaccgacgcttcaagaaaattctacgcgtatggtCTACGTTGGATGTTGGAACATGACGTCAGGTGTTGAGGCGAGAATTCGATCGAAttttacgtcggatgttggaacaattatatgtaaaggcaattgtatgtagaggttccactgtatatatatatatatatatatatatatatatatatatatatatatacatatatatatatacacacacacatatatatatatatatatatatatatatatatatatatatacatacatatatatatatatatatatatatatatatatatatatatacatacatacatacatacatacatacatacatatatatatatatatatgtatatatatatatatatatatatatatatatatatatatgttttaattaatGCTTTCAACAGGAATTAAAAAGTGTTCAAAGAGGGATTAGATAAAACGCTAAATATTTCTCCCAATTAcacaaggacaataataataataataatgataataataatattatgataataataataataataataataataataataataataataataataataataataataataataataataataataataactgtaactgATATTGTGTTGTAAAATGGCGAACCCTTTTTTTGCCAGTCGTAATCAAACTTAATATAAAAATGGCACCAAATGCAGGAAAAAAAGAGTAAAGATTCTCATCACACAAACATTTACAAGTTTCCCTTTGTTAGGCCAAGTACCATGGGTAGTGTAATCCATGAGAAAATATTATTGTTTCTTGATTACTGACTCTGAACtaccattttatatatacacatatatatatatatatatatatatatatatatatgtatatatatatacacacacacacacacatatatatatatatatatatatatatatctatatatatatctatatatatatatatatatatatatatatatatatatatatatatatatatatatatatatataaattgagagagagagagagagagagagagagagagagagagagagagagggaaaaaagtaTAAATTGGAATAACGGCCATAGCAGGACCCAGCCATTAATAACAGTAGGTACCGGACACAACGGAGGCATCCTAGCGAGAGAAAAAGTCGACAGGACTCTGCTGTATCATTCAAAGGATTTATGCAAGGATTATCCCGCCCTAAGATGCTCACATCCCTTTACTTTTTTCCTGTCGAATCAATCCACTGACTTGTCGAAAGTTTGGGAAGCAGGAGTTTCCTGCAAGCCAaaagtaaagggggggggggagaggttgtAAGTGTTTTGAGAAACATCGAAAAGGTTCTCATGATTCGTTCGGAATTGAATTTGAGAGATATttaatttatttgaagaaaaatattctatttcaaatatAATTGGTAAATAATATCTTATGAGGTTTAAAATAAATCTTAAggaatttttttattgaattggtGAGCAGACCTCCGGTGAAATATTTGATTATTACTCAATATTAGTTGAAGGAATCAATtaggtgatttaaaaaaaatatatatatatattttagaaaaaaatgtgTCCTTTTGATTCCTATAATTAGAATTCAGGAAAAATACTTCACAATTTTCATgaacatatataaagaaaattaaggaaATACATATTCTTTCATAATAGAGAATTGAAAATATTTCCACGGTCTCCAAAGAAAGATCAAAGGAAAAACATGGActaaaaatatttcagaaaatcacaaaaaaaaaagaaaaaaaaaaaacggattgaaTAATAAAACAGAATTTCGTAATGAAACACAAGAAACATTCATGGGTTTCTAACAGTAAAGAAAGCATTTCCAATGACCTCCATCCGACctctccataaagaaaaaaaaaaactttcgaatcCAAAAGTTAAGCGAGGTCAAAGGACGAGGACACCCGGCCCATAAACATCCCTGGCTTTTGTCACGAGACATCCAAAGGCAGGGGTCAATAAAAGTGCCATTGGGACCCGAATTCCGCATAAGAATTCTTGACTTACCTTTAACGGTACTGCCAAGTCAATTCCAGTCAAATGAGCATGCAAAGATATTCCACAGGAACAGTGGACCGGAGAGGAATGGCTGACGCCGGATTCCTTCTAAGGATAATAACTCTTAAAACCGGTCTTTAGTTAACTGAAAATATAACTGCATATTGATGAACGTGtatcgagagaggagagagagagagagagagagagagagaggagagagagagagagagagagagagagagaggaacccggGATTTTCAGAATAATTGAAGATGAAAGAAGGCATAAAAAGGGGAATATCTTTTTCCCTCCACTTCTAATCTGATCAATGCCTCCAGTTCTTGGTCGATATTACTTTTCACTCGGTGAgatcttttcttcctctttattatCCTCCTCATTATTGTTTTTACTCGAATATCCCTACTAATATTTCCTCGTAAAATATTTCCAATACCTCATCTTAATTTCATTAGCTCATATGGCCTTGttacagaataaatatatatatatatatatatatatatatatatatatatatatatatgtatatatatatgtatatatatatatatatatatatatatacatacatatatataactatatatatacatatatatatacacatatatataactatctatctatctatctatatatatatatatatatatatatatatatatatatatatatatatatctatatatatgtatatatatacatatatataactatctatatctatctatctatatatatatatatatatatatatatatatataagtgtacatatgcatgtgttagtatgtatgtacacatgtatatacatttatatacaattatttatacacatgcacacgtatctataaacatatataaacacacacccacgcccacacacacacacacacacacatatatatatatatatatatatatacatatatatatatatatatatatatatatatatatatatatatatatatatatatatatatatatatatatatacaaacgcatcaTTTTATCAATATGACTTATCACAATGCGCTTAAGCGTTGACTTTTGTAGATTTTCCAAGAATCAATTAAGCTTTAGGAAGGGAAGGTTAATTGGAGACTGTATTGTCAATCActcgtttaaaaagaaaaaaaaaagaggaggaaaatagaaagaaataatagATAAAGTCGGGAAGATGTCGTGTAAAAGTGTAATGAATGGGTCAgccaatatactctctctctctctctctctctctctctctctcctctctctctctctctctctctctctctctctctctctctctctctctctcttcttgcttcCTAAATATGATGGTCCTATTCTAATAATCCTGCCACTATGTAATCGCCAGAATCAAAGTTCCAAAATTTTAACTAGCATTACTGTCTGCTAAAAAGAAATATCATCCTTTAAAATTTTCAGCTGACGTAAAACAGATTTAATTTCATTTTTCCCCCAAGAAATGCAAATAAATGTAGTATTTACCTTTTCCTACTCACACTATACATTCACCACTCTTGTAATCACCTTACtcttttccatatttttctttcattcatgtTCAACATACCAAAAGAAATTAGGGAACAATAACAATCGTAGAGGATAGTTTTCTTCCTTCTAAGGACAGCTTCACTTTCCTTCCGGACATATGACGGGGATCTAATTTACTTCAATACTTTGCCTTTTCTTTATCCCTATAAGGAAGGAGAAGAATTAACTTATGAACTATGTTTATAATCAAAttcgtctaataataataataataataataataataataataataataataataataatttaaccagGAAATTGTGTATTAAAACTtctttatatttatcataaaaaaaatagtgGAAAACAACTTAGGTTTTCgagaaaaaaatccaaatatttcaCTAAGTCTGGAAAGTGAAACGTTATAAATATTAATACCAGAATAACATAAAACTCCACGATTTGGTATAACACATTAACCACCCTTTTCCAAatcctttaaataaacaaatctAAAAATCTTAAACCACCAGAAATGTTTCCAAATCACGATTTCAGACGTGGATTCGTCGCTGGAAAATAGTTTAACACTTTTATAGCATTTCTATGTACTGCATCTTTTCCCGACCCGTTCCGTTATTTATGTTATGTTGAGGGAGGACGCCTAAATGCTGGAGATCCCATCAATCAAACTTCAAAGTTTTAGATGCGTTTTGAAGCCCCATTAGTGCAATTTCCATATCACAGGAGGCTTCTCCGTAATTCGCATAGACATCAGAATGCTATTTGATGTGGAAAGCTTTGTATTTCACAGAAAAAAACCTTCAAAGCCATGGAAACATACTAAATCGGTTAGCTGTTGGGATCAGAGAGATGTCGTCTGTGCCGACTTATACGATAGGATATAcatcttaaaggttttaaaggtcactcatgaatagcatgtGACAGGATGATGCATTAGggactgaacatatatataaatatatatatatatatatatataatacatatatatatatatatatatatatatataacatatatatacacatacacacatatatatatatatacatatatatatatatttccatatatatatatgtatatatatatatatatatatatatatatatatatatatataatatatatatatatatatgtatatatatgtatatatataatatatataatatataattacacaccatatatattatcagtgcccaaaccccctcacCATCAAAGTAGGACCACGAAGGACCAGAtgatgactgctgatgactcagcatgtaaacctataggctcccccaaaccacaaaTCTCTAGCTTACGagtcgcaaggatggtaaggttgcaaacactactagaaactatggaGTTGAGCGGGGCTCAAACTCCCGTACAACAGATtcccaagcagggacgtttccaattgggtATCACAAgtttgaaaagagaaaaaagggGGGTGTGAATGCTCGAAGATTTGAAACTGAAATATTTTATGTGCTCCAAAGCCATCTCTTTTCACATTGTccatatgataaatattattatttcaattaattctctctctctctctctctctctctctctctctctctctctctctcccctctctctctcctctctcctctctctctcgcgtggTTAAACCCAAGCAAAATAAACACTAGACAGTGCGCAAGCACAAACCAGAGAAATTACCACACTGAGGACTCAAAGAGCGCATCAATTCTCGCACGTTGATCAATGTTTGTTGTGCGTTACAGAACAATTATCGTACTTAAATCTCCATTCCAAAACAGCAAGTTTTTATAACACACTTGAGAAACGTAGCACTGGAACAACAAGCACAATAATTGTTCTTGTTACGAGAACTGCTCTAAAATATATTACCAAATCTAGAACACGGGAGAAGGGAAGAGATGTATAATGAAATACAAAAACAGaaagaaagatgagagagagaaatggtaacAGACTTTTGACAAAAATACCTCGTTTTTACTTCGAGGCACTTTGGTCCCTTTCGCAGATTCTATCAGACGTAAATATGGTGGTTCAATGCTTCACTTATTTTCGAAATGTTTCAGGAGCGAATTCTAACGCCATATAAATCTCTCcggatagttttctttttttatagttttcccaTTATTTCCCGCTGGGAATCTGATGGAGGAAGCAATAATGTATTCGTGTGCATGAATGCGCCTGGGAATTCGGTGATCAACCATGTACCAATAGTTTCAGATATGTACGAAGACAcaaacatacattacacacactatatatatacacacacacacacatatatatatatatatatatatatatatatatatatacatacatatacatatacatatatatatatacacatatacatatatatagatatatatatatatatatatatatatttttatatgtatacatatatgtatatatatgtacatatatatgtatatgtatatatatatatatatatatatataatatatatatatatatatatatatgtatgtatatatgtatatatatgtgcgtgtatatatatatatacatatatatataaatatatatatatatatactgtatatatatatatactgtatatatatatatatatatatatatatatatatatatatatatatatatacatctcgttaagagaatccaggacattaatgtatcaaaagtatatggcttatttgaatatgaaaaacacgtctaaatgtgcaaaatttatcatatatatatatata
Protein-coding regions in this window:
- the LOC137617656 gene encoding putative CENPB DNA-binding domain-containing protein 1; amino-acid sequence: MGPKKLSFGTVISSGEKRKKVMLSLELKQEIAEKHECGMRVSDLAKQYGRNMSTISTIIKQNAAIKAVKPSKGITIISNHRSPTLEEMERLLLIWIKNKEIVCDTITETISCEKASAIYCDLKAAGSRDDAGESSTDPRMEEFKVSRG